The Pseudonocardia sp. HH130630-07 DNA window GCGGTGGACACCGATCCGAAGAAGCTCACGTGGGCGCAGGAGTTCGGGGCCACGCACACCGTGAACCCGAAGGACGAGGACACCGTCGACGCGATCCGCCGCTTCACCGGCGGCAACGGCGCGGACGTCGTCGTCGAGGCGGTGGGCCGCCCGGAGACCTACAAGCAGGCGTTCTACGCCCGCGACCTGGCCGGCACCGTGGTCCTGGTCGGCGTGCCCTACCCGGACATGATGGTCCCGGAGATCCCGCTGATCGACTTCTTCGGACGGGGCGGGGCGCTGAAGTCGTCCTGGTACGGCGACTGCCTGCCCAGCCGTGACTTCCCGATGTATGTCGACCTGTATCTGCAGGGCAAGTTCCCACTGGACAAGTTCGTCACCGAGGAGACCACGCTGGACGGCGTCGAGGCGGCGTTCGAGAAGATGCACAACGGCGAGGTCCTCCGCTCGGTGGTGGTCCTCTGATGGCCTCCCCGATCGACCACGTCGTCACGTCCGGCACGTTCAACCTCGACGGCGGGTCCTTCGACGTCGACAACAACGTCTGGATCGTCGGCGACGACCGCGAGGTGTTCGTCATCGACGCCGCGCACGACGCCGACGCCATCGCCGCCGCCGTCGGCGACCGGACCGTCAAGGCGATCGTGTGCACCCACGCCCACGACGATCACGTCAACCAGGCCCCGGCGCTGGCGGACCGGTTCGGAGCGCCGATCCTGCTCAACCCGGCCGAGAAGGTCCTCTGGGACATGACCTGGCCGGACCGCCGCCCCGACGACACCCTCGCCGACGGGCAGGAACTGTCCGCGGGCGGGATCGACCTGCGCGTCCTGCAGACCCCCGGCCACTCGCCGGGCTCGTCCTGCCTGTACGCCCCCGAGCTGGGGATCGTGTTCACCGGCGACACCCTGTTCCAGGGCGGACCCGGCGCCACTGGCCGGTCGTACTCGAGCTTCGACACGATCATCGAGTCGATCCGGACGACGCTGCTGACCCTGCCCGGGGACACCCAGGTCCGCACCGGGCACGGCGACTCCACCAGGATCGGCGACGAGGCACCGCACCTGGAGGAATGGATCCGCAACGGATCCTGACCCGGCCGACGCCGGCCCGGCCCCCGGCACCGGGCCGGGCCGGTCCGGGACCCGGCGAGACGGACCGCCGGCCTCAGCCCGGCCCGCGACGGCGCCGCACCACGGGCGTGACCATCAGCAGCACCGCGGCCGTCGCGCCGAAGGCGGCCGCGAAACCGAACGGCTCGGCGATCGCACCGAGACCGGAGGCGCCGAGCCCCGTCCCCGCGTCGTAGGCGATGTTCCAGGCCGCGCTGGCCGCCCCGTAGTGCAGCGGGCCCGCGGCGGCGAACAGCGCCACCATCGCGTCGTTCTGCACGAGCCCGAACCCGAGCCCGACGGCCGTCGCACCGGCCACCAGCAGTGCGGCACCGAGCGGGGCCGCGAGCACACCGAGCATGCCGAGGGCGGCGAGCGCCGTCCCGACCGGCAGCAGCGCCCCGGGGCGGCCGCTGCGGTCGGTGAGCGATCCCGCCACACCCCGGCCGACGAGTGCGCCCAGCGCGGTCGCGAACAGCGCGGCGGGCACCGCGAACCGGGAGCCGGGTGCCGCGAGCGGTGCGAACGTGATCACGCCGCCCTGCGCCGTCGAGCAGGCCAGCATCGCGACGACCGGGGAGACCGGCAGCCGCGAGCGACGGCCGTCGTGCCGCGGCACCGGACCGACGCCGCGCCGCTCCCCCGGAACCGGGTGCCCGGACCCTGCAGCGTCGGGGGCGGTGGCCGCCGCGACCGGGCCGACCGGCTCCGGCCCCCGGACGAACGCCACCACCACCGCCCCGGCGACCGGGGCGATCCCGGCGGCCACGAACACCCCGGCGAACCCGGCCGTGTCGACGACCGCCACCCCGGCCGGCAGCAGGACGAGCTGCGGGAGCCCGACGGCATAGCCGTACCGGGCGGACGCGCGTCCGTGCGCCGACGGCTCGACGAGCTCGGCGACCAGTGCGCTGCCCGCGACGGTCGCCATCCCGAACCCGATCCCGCGCAGTGCGGACA harbors:
- a CDS encoding MBL fold metallo-hydrolase, which encodes MASPIDHVVTSGTFNLDGGSFDVDNNVWIVGDDREVFVIDAAHDADAIAAAVGDRTVKAIVCTHAHDDHVNQAPALADRFGAPILLNPAEKVLWDMTWPDRRPDDTLADGQELSAGGIDLRVLQTPGHSPGSSCLYAPELGIVFTGDTLFQGGPGATGRSYSSFDTIIESIRTTLLTLPGDTQVRTGHGDSTRIGDEAPHLEEWIRNGS
- a CDS encoding MFS transporter, whose product is MPRSLSSPPFLLLLAATSLGFGGYAVLLPVVPLWVARGGSGEFGAGLTTGVLMAVTVGTQLLVPAMLRRIGHRPVLVAGSLLLGLPTPLLALTADLAPVLGVSALRGIGFGMATVAGSALVAELVEPSAHGRASARYGYAVGLPQLVLLPAGVAVVDTAGFAGVFVAAGIAPVAGAVVVAFVRGPEPVGPVAAATAPDAAGSGHPVPGERRGVGPVPRHDGRRSRLPVSPVVAMLACSTAQGGVITFAPLAAPGSRFAVPAALFATALGALVGRGVAGSLTDRSGRPGALLPVGTALAALGMLGVLAAPLGAALLVAGATAVGLGFGLVQNDAMVALFAAAGPLHYGAASAAWNIAYDAGTGLGASGLGAIAEPFGFAAAFGATAAVLLMVTPVVRRRRGPG